The segment CACGAGGAGGTCCCGGAGCGGACAGAGATCTCCGGCTCCCATCAGGTTCACTGCTGGCTGGAGCATCCCGATGCTCCGGCAGTGGATCAGGAAGGCGGGTTGAAGGTGAATATCGGCTCCAGATAACCCTGCCCTGTTCCCTGTCTTGACAATCCGCCGGAATCATCATATGATGAACAAAATTCCATAGGTCGATAAATTCTTCTTATCCAGAGCGGTTGAGGGACTGGCCCGATGAAACCGCGGCAACCCCCCTTGAACAGGGAAAGGTGCCAACTCCTGTCGGGCGTTTGCCCGGAAGATGAGAAGAGGTGTGGAAGACCATGTCCGGCGAATTTACCCACCCTCTTCTTTGGAAGAGGGTGTTTTGCATGTGGCGAAATTCGGTCCATGACCGGCGAGACAGGGGGATGGATGATGCCGATCTCTACCCGGATTTTTGAACAGAAAAAAGTATCTGTCGGTTCTGTCCGACTGGAGAACGGGGAAATTCTTTCGCAAGTGGAAGTGGCTGTGGAAGCAGCCGGAAGGGAGCCGGAGGCGGATGGGAGCAACATCGTGCTGGTTTGCCATGCGCTGACCGGGGATGCCCACGCGGTGGGGGATGAAGAGCAACCCGGTTGGTGGGACGGCCTGATCGGTCCGGGGAAAAGTATCGATACCAACCGTTACCATGTGTTGACCCTCAACGTATTGGGTGGATGCGGGGGGACGACGGGGCCGGCCTCCATGGACCCCGCAACGGGCCAACCTTACGGTACCAGCTTCCCCATGATCAGTATCCGGGATATGGTGTCTGTTCAAAAGCGCTGCCTGGAGAAACTGGGAATCAGCCGTGTGGAGATGGTGATCGGGGGGTCCATGGGTGGCATGTTGGTGTTGGAATGGGGAATCCTCCACCCCACCTTCGCACGAAAGCTGGTACCCCTCGCCACTGCGGCCGCTCTCACTCCGACAGCCATCGCCTTCAATGATATCGGGCGGCAGGCGATTCTGGCCGATCCCGGTTACCGACAAGGCGATTATTATCCCGGCCCCGGACCGGTGCAAGGATTGGCGGTGGCCCGGATGATGGCCATGGTCACCTACCGGACTCCGCAATTGTTTGAAAAGCGGTTCAGCCGCAATCTGCAATCCGGAGGGTCTCCGATTCAACCCGACTCTCTGTTTCAGGTGGAAAGTTATCTTCGCCACCAGGGAAAAAAGTTGGTGCAACGCTTTGATGCGAACAGCTATCTCTATTTATTGAAGGCGATGGACACCCATGATCTGGGCCGGGACAGGGGAGGGGTCGAGAGGGCCCTTGCCGCCGTCGAGGCGGAAGTGCTGATCGTGGGAATCCGGGAAGATCAGCTGTTTCCCATCCGGCAGCAACGGGAATTGTTCACCCTGCTGAAAAGCCGGGGAGTCAAGTGCGAGTTGCTGGAGATCTCTTCGGAATACGGCCATGATGCCTTCCTGGTGGAATATGGGGAGACAGGCCCCCGGATCCGGAAATTCCTCGATCAGGGGCTGAATGGAGCGGTGACTGAACGGTGGATCAGTTGATACATCAAAGGTTGAGTACCTGCCCGGTTTCACCGGGCAGGTTTTTATTTCCGGAGGAGGTCAGGTTTATAAGCCATAAGGTTGGGGTAATTTACCACGTAAGCAGGAGAGCCAACTTGACGCTATATCGAAAGTGGGAGTACAATGAAATCGTCCAAGAAGTGAAACCTTTCTTTCCCTGAAGAGAAATGTGTTCCATGTTTCCGCCGGCTGCAGAAAGCCGGTCAAGTTTTGGAAAGAGGGTTCCTTGCAAACATACCGTGATACCATCAG is part of the Kroppenstedtia eburnea genome and harbors:
- the metX gene encoding homoserine O-acetyltransferase MetX, with amino-acid sequence MPISTRIFEQKKVSVGSVRLENGEILSQVEVAVEAAGREPEADGSNIVLVCHALTGDAHAVGDEEQPGWWDGLIGPGKSIDTNRYHVLTLNVLGGCGGTTGPASMDPATGQPYGTSFPMISIRDMVSVQKRCLEKLGISRVEMVIGGSMGGMLVLEWGILHPTFARKLVPLATAAALTPTAIAFNDIGRQAILADPGYRQGDYYPGPGPVQGLAVARMMAMVTYRTPQLFEKRFSRNLQSGGSPIQPDSLFQVESYLRHQGKKLVQRFDANSYLYLLKAMDTHDLGRDRGGVERALAAVEAEVLIVGIREDQLFPIRQQRELFTLLKSRGVKCELLEISSEYGHDAFLVEYGETGPRIRKFLDQGLNGAVTERWIS